A DNA window from Theobroma cacao cultivar B97-61/B2 chromosome 5, Criollo_cocoa_genome_V2, whole genome shotgun sequence contains the following coding sequences:
- the LOC18599708 gene encoding oxygen-evolving enhancer protein 2, chloroplastic — protein MASTACFFHHQAFVHAPLIPRSSSPQRHRLNIKPSKLVCRAPNQPLNKDHQAVQGGVSRRSVVDALIVGSAAIGSALTFVGAGYAAGFSFGPFKPPGKESWPELVGEKGEVAAAKIEKENPNVKAVLLFEGDIADMRFDFGRVRVVVDADGIVTQVPRIG, from the exons ATGGCGTCTACTGCATGTTTCTTTCATCACCAAGCTTTCGTCCACGCACCATTAATTCCAAGATCTTCATCCCCACAGCGCCACCGCCTCAACATCAAGCCCTCCAAGCTTGTGTGTAGGGCTCCGAATCAGCCGCTGAATAAAGATCATCAAGCCGTCCAAGGAGGCGTTTCTCGGAGGTCGGTTGTCGATGCGCTTATTGTTGGTTCTGCAGCGATTGGCTCTGCGCTTACATTTGTTGGTGCAGGCTATGCTGCTGGTTTTTCATTCGGACCGTTTAAGCCACCAG GTAAAGAGTCGTGGCCGGAGCTGGTTGGGGAGAAAGGAGAGGTTGCAGCAGCGAAGATCGAGAAAGAGAATCCAAATGTGAAAGCAGTGCTGTTGTTTGAGGGAGATATAGCCGATATGAGGTTCGATTTTGGTAGGGTTCGGGTTGTTGTCGATGCAGACGGGATAGTGACTCAAGTGCCTCGGATTGGCTAG
- the LOC18599710 gene encoding aspartic proteinase CDR1: protein MAATANTTSMFFIGFAILVLSCFCLIEAQKGGFSVELIHRDSPKSPLYNPLETASNRVANALRRSFYRAHRFKPSSISTKAVDADLIADSGEYLMNVSIGTPAFDIVAIADTGSDLIWTQCKPCSQCFRQDAPLFDPSKSSTFRTFSCSASQCENLEGSSCSSNNTCRYSVTYGDNSFSNGDVAADTLTLPSTTGRPVAFRNTIIGCGHNNDGTFDENTSGIIGLGGGDVSLISQLGTSIAGKFSYCLLPLSDAGESNKMNFGTDAIVSGAGVVSTPLTKKFPSTFYFLTLEAVSVGSKRIKFTGSSLGTDDGNIIIDSGTTLTLLPEDFYSEFESAVASQIKARRVDGPQGLSLCYDATTDFAVPNITIHFTNADVKLAPLNTFVLVSDTVSCFTFSSLQGFAIYGNLAQMNFLVGYDTEKQTVSFKPTDCSKN, encoded by the coding sequence ATGGCAGCTACTGCCAATACTACCTCTATGTTCTTTATTGGTTTCGCCATCCTTGTTCTCTCTTGTTTCTGCCTTATTGAGGCTCAGAAGGGTGGTTTTAGTGTTGAGTTAATCCACCGTGACTCCCCGAAGTCTCCTTTGTACAATCCCTTGGAAACTGCCTCCAATCGCGTAGCCAATGCCCTGCGTCGTTCCTTCTATCGTGCACATCGATTCAAGCCGAGTTCTATCTCAACAAAGGCGGTAGACGCTGATCTTATTGCCGATTCGGGAGAATACCTGATGAATGTATCCATCGGTACCCCAGCTTTTGATATTGTTGCTATTGCTGATACAGGAAGTGATCTTATTTGGACTCAATGCAAGCCTTGTTCCCAGTGTTTCCGGCAAGATGCTCCTCTTTTTGATCCTAGCAAATCATCCACTTTCCGAACCTTTTCTTGCAGTGCAAGCCAATGTGAGAATCTTGAGGGAAGCTCTTGTTCTAGTAACAACACTTGCCGATATTCAGTCACATATGGTGATAACTCTTTTTCAAATGGTGATGTTGCTGCTGATACACTCACCTTACCGTCAACAACGGGTCGCCCCGTAGCTTTTCGGAATACAATCATTGGATGTGGCCACAACAATGATGGGACTTTCGATGAGAATACCTCAGGCATCATTGGCCTTGGAGGTGGTGATGTTTCACTTATTTCGCAATTGGGAACTTCCATAGCTGGCAAATTCTCATACTGCTTGTTGCCTCTCTCCGACGCAggagaatcaaacaaaatgaACTTTGGTACTGATGCTATTGTTTCAGGCGCTGGGGTTGTTTCTACTCCATTGACTAAAAAATTCCCATCCACTTTCTACTTCCTCACCCTGGAGGCAGTCAGTGTTGGGAGCAAGAGAATAAAGTTTACAGGTTCTTCTTTGGGAACAGATGACGGTAACATCATCATTGATTCAGGCACTACATTGACTCTCTTACCAGAAGATTTTTACTCAGAATTTGAATCAGCCGTGGCTAGCCAGATTAAGGCAAGGAGGGTCGATGGTCCCCAAGGTTTGAGTTTATGCTACGATGCTACAACTGACTTCGCAGTTCCAAACATTACAATTCATTTCACTAATGCTGATGTGAAGTTGGCGCCATTGAACACCTTCGTCTTGGTTTCAGACACAGTTTCGTGCTTTACCTTCAGTTCTCTTCAGGGTTTTGCAATCTATGGTAACCTGGCACAGATGAATTTCTTGGTTGGCTATGATACTGAGAAGCAGACCGTCTCGTTTAAGCCCACCGATTGCTCCAAGAATTAG